One stretch of Schlesneria sp. DSM 10557 DNA includes these proteins:
- a CDS encoding ABC transporter ATP-binding protein, with product MQNHSTESTTPVVSDRTTASTNEAKSLGGSRSRFELYRRQVKDKQLPSGGIHSSGHERSAKDRVRSAPQLVWEFFKLLKPFRWQLIWILVSVTIATLIGLLPPAGTKFIIDYGLTGRRLPDWVLQRVPSLENPRRLLLLTVVAVAAVSLMKIAVHVWGRWYATKISKQIQLNLRRQVFEHAIRLPLHRIQEIRSGGVASILREDGGSVGELVFGMLFNPWRAIIQLAGSLFILAWVDWTLLLGAFVLLPTVYFTHRAWINSIRPQFRVIRKQREQIDAGATEAFAGMRIVRAFSRQKREAARFTTENNLMARQELYAWWWMRFIEMVWETLIPISSAGLLFYGGWRVLDGHMTVGDLMMFLVYLLMLLEPLATLAQSATQFQNSLSGLDRVLDLLQEPREMPASSHSVKADRQQIAGEVEFKNVSFTYPGTEAPALSDVNLRVRAGQTVALVGPSGAGKTTLSNLVARFYDPTSGQVTLDGRDLRDYDVESFRSLLGVVEQDVFLFDGTISQNISYARREATPQEIRAAAEAANAAEFIDRQHDGMQTVIGERGVRLSGGQRQRLAIARAILADPKLLILDEATSNLDTESERLIQESLAKLMQGRTSFVIAHRLSTISSADLIVVMENGRISQTGSHAELMSQGGKYRAMVEQQIHMTLGTISSDSPRAASAVSHHEVVKEHSAHRRP from the coding sequence ATGCAAAATCACTCGACGGAATCTACGACGCCCGTTGTCTCAGATCGGACCACCGCTTCCACGAACGAAGCGAAATCGCTGGGAGGAAGCCGATCCCGCTTTGAGCTTTACCGGCGACAGGTCAAAGACAAACAATTGCCCAGCGGAGGAATTCATTCCTCCGGTCATGAGCGAAGTGCAAAAGACCGCGTCCGCTCAGCTCCGCAACTCGTCTGGGAGTTTTTCAAACTCCTCAAACCGTTCCGGTGGCAACTCATCTGGATCCTGGTTTCCGTGACGATTGCGACACTCATCGGCCTGCTCCCCCCTGCCGGGACAAAATTCATCATCGACTACGGCCTCACCGGCAGACGGCTGCCCGACTGGGTGCTGCAGCGGGTTCCCTCACTGGAAAATCCTCGCCGGTTGCTGTTACTGACCGTCGTGGCCGTTGCCGCTGTCTCGTTGATGAAGATCGCTGTGCATGTCTGGGGGCGCTGGTACGCCACCAAAATCTCGAAGCAGATCCAGCTCAACCTGCGACGACAGGTCTTCGAGCATGCGATTCGTCTCCCCCTGCATCGCATTCAGGAAATTCGGTCAGGTGGAGTCGCCTCGATCCTGCGGGAAGATGGAGGCAGTGTCGGGGAACTCGTTTTCGGAATGTTGTTTAATCCCTGGCGAGCCATCATCCAACTGGCCGGCAGTCTGTTCATTCTCGCATGGGTGGACTGGACTTTACTGCTGGGGGCCTTTGTTCTACTTCCCACGGTCTATTTCACCCACCGGGCCTGGATCAACAGTATCCGACCCCAGTTCCGCGTGATTCGCAAACAGCGTGAGCAGATCGATGCTGGCGCCACCGAAGCGTTCGCCGGAATGAGGATCGTTCGCGCCTTCAGCCGGCAGAAGCGGGAAGCCGCCCGCTTCACCACGGAAAACAATCTGATGGCCCGGCAGGAACTGTATGCGTGGTGGTGGATGCGGTTCATTGAAATGGTCTGGGAAACACTGATCCCGATCTCCAGCGCGGGTCTGCTGTTCTACGGTGGCTGGCGAGTTCTCGATGGACACATGACCGTCGGTGACCTGATGATGTTTCTGGTCTACCTGCTGATGCTGCTCGAGCCACTCGCCACACTCGCCCAAAGCGCTACACAATTTCAGAATAGCCTCAGCGGACTCGATCGCGTTCTCGACCTGCTGCAGGAGCCGCGCGAGATGCCCGCGTCGTCCCATTCTGTGAAAGCGGACCGCCAGCAGATTGCGGGTGAGGTCGAGTTCAAGAATGTCTCATTCACATACCCCGGTACGGAAGCCCCTGCACTGAGTGATGTCAATCTGCGGGTTCGTGCGGGACAGACCGTGGCCTTGGTCGGCCCGAGCGGTGCGGGCAAGACAACTCTCAGTAATCTGGTCGCCCGCTTCTATGATCCGACTTCGGGACAGGTCACACTCGATGGACGGGACCTGCGTGACTACGACGTCGAATCGTTTCGGTCGCTGCTCGGCGTCGTTGAACAGGACGTCTTCCTGTTCGACGGAACCATCAGCCAGAACATTTCGTACGCGCGACGCGAGGCGACCCCTCAGGAAATTCGTGCCGCGGCCGAAGCCGCAAACGCCGCAGAATTTATTGACCGACAGCATGACGGTATGCAGACCGTGATTGGCGAACGAGGCGTTCGCCTCAGTGGCGGACAACGCCAGCGGCTGGCGATCGCTCGAGCAATTCTCGCGGACCCTAAACTGCTGATTCTGGACGAAGCGACCAGCAATCTCGACACCGAGAGCGAACGCCTGATTCAGGAAAGTTTGGCCAAACTGATGCAAGGCCGCACCAGCTTCGTCATCGCTCACCGCCTCAGCACGATTTCCAGCGCGGATCTGATCGTCGTCATGGAAAACGGCCGGATCAGTCAGACGGGGAGCCACGCGGAACTAATGAGTCAGGGGGGAAAATATCGCGCCATGGTCGAGCAGCAGATCCACATGACGCTCGGCACAATCTCGTCGGACTCACCCCGAGCGGCGTCGGCAGTCTCTCATCATGAAGTTGTCAAAGAACATTCCGCGCACCGACGGCCGTGA
- a CDS encoding transposase — MRITLSMWPQRRRPNTTGSRTVPKPFLDDAQWNSIKDLFANPLPSPLGGRPRVEPRPCLEGILWVLKSGGRWQDLPERYPSPATCWRRLKEWTERGIMVKTWERLLKSLDRQKRLNWSQAMGDGTFSPAKKGAPRLAGPRKAKERNSC; from the coding sequence ATGCGAATTACCCTGTCCATGTGGCCCCAACGACGGCGGCCGAATACGACAGGGTCCAGGACGGTCCCAAAGCCATTTCTCGATGATGCCCAGTGGAATTCCATCAAAGATCTGTTTGCGAACCCTCTTCCATCCCCACTGGGAGGCCGACCACGAGTCGAGCCTCGACCGTGTCTGGAGGGAATTCTGTGGGTCCTGAAGAGCGGAGGACGATGGCAAGATTTACCAGAGCGATACCCCTCTCCTGCAACATGCTGGCGAAGGCTCAAGGAGTGGACGGAAAGAGGAATCATGGTCAAAACGTGGGAGCGTCTCCTGAAGTCCCTTGATCGACAGAAGCGGCTGAACTGGTCGCAGGCAATGGGTGATGGCACCTTTTCGCCTGCAAAAAAGGGGGCGCCGAGGTTGGCAGGACCAAGAAAGGCAAAGGAACGAAACTCATGCTGA
- a CDS encoding transposase yields MLMTDGNGVPISGFTISAQVAEVNTIETLVDIQVAGQRPERLLYDKAADADWVRDTLQLRGIEQITPHRKGRKKPSRQDGRSLRRYASRWKVERTISWLGYQRRLLVRHEYYPHLFEGFFHLACLMICLNRF; encoded by the coding sequence ATGCTGATGACGGATGGTAACGGCGTCCCCATCTCGGGGTTCACCATTTCTGCACAGGTCGCCGAAGTCAACACGATCGAGACGCTGGTCGACATTCAAGTTGCTGGCCAGAGACCAGAGAGGCTGCTGTACGATAAGGCGGCCGATGCGGATTGGGTTCGTGACACACTCCAACTGCGAGGTATCGAGCAAATCACACCCCACCGAAAAGGCCGGAAGAAGCCGTCTCGACAAGACGGGCGAAGCCTGAGGCGATATGCGAGTCGCTGGAAAGTGGAACGCACGATCAGTTGGCTAGGCTATCAAAGAAGACTTCTTGTCCGGCATGAATACTACCCACATCTCTTCGAAGGTTTTTTCCACCTCGCCTGCCTAATGATATGCTTGAACCGGTTTTGA
- a CDS encoding ABC-F family ATP-binding cassette domain-containing protein, translating into MAVLLQIKKATKSYGNQVLLDEAEATLSEDVKYGFIGRNGAGKSTLLRILLGEEELDTGEVTRHPKLRIGYLRQHDPFLPGETAQEFLMRDSGQPDWKCGEVAGQFELKGAYLEGPISKLSGGWQTRVKLAALLLHEPNLLLLDEPTNFLDLRTQILLEHFLRGYREGCLIVSHDRAFLGATCTHTLDLSRGKLTMFPGKVDAFLEYQRDQREILERSNAAVLSKRKHLEEFIAKNKARASTANQARSKTKQLERLELADIATDDPTARIRAPQVEPRQGPALRALNLSIGYPERTISSGIEVEIDHGSRAAIVGDNGQGKTTFLRTIVDSLKPIEGEVRWGYGCQIGVYAQHVYTSLSEKQTVLEYLESSAAKGTKSQEILGVAGALLFRDDHVQKKIGVLSGGERARLCLAGLLLSQYNILVLDEPGNHLDVDTVEALADALVAYKGTVIFTSHDRHFMKRVATNIIEVRDGRVTNYAGNYDAYLYYVNKEIDDGEREEAARRTKLPPGVAKPNDTGKPAAKEARRNEREIRKELSTIEKTIARLDDQKKASNAKLMETTDAKESLRLHNEVEALAKELAEAEDRWCQLQEELGEDAW; encoded by the coding sequence AGATTAAGAAAGCTACGAAGAGTTATGGCAATCAAGTATTGCTTGATGAGGCAGAAGCAACGCTTTCTGAAGATGTGAAGTATGGATTTATTGGCCGAAACGGCGCCGGGAAGAGTACTCTGCTCAGAATCCTGCTTGGTGAGGAGGAACTGGATACCGGCGAAGTGACCCGCCATCCCAAGCTGAGAATCGGCTACCTCCGTCAGCACGATCCCTTTCTGCCCGGTGAGACGGCTCAAGAGTTTCTGATGCGGGACAGTGGCCAGCCCGACTGGAAATGCGGCGAGGTTGCCGGCCAGTTCGAACTCAAAGGGGCCTACCTTGAGGGGCCGATCTCGAAACTGTCGGGGGGATGGCAGACGCGAGTGAAACTCGCCGCCCTGCTCTTGCACGAACCGAATCTGCTGCTGCTGGACGAACCAACCAACTTCCTCGACCTGCGAACCCAGATTCTGCTGGAACACTTTCTGCGCGGATATCGCGAGGGATGTCTGATCGTCTCGCACGATCGTGCATTCCTGGGGGCGACATGCACCCACACCCTCGACCTGAGCCGCGGCAAATTGACCATGTTCCCCGGCAAGGTCGATGCCTTTCTGGAATACCAGCGTGATCAGAGGGAAATTCTGGAACGATCCAACGCGGCCGTGTTGTCCAAGCGAAAACACCTGGAAGAGTTCATCGCCAAGAACAAGGCGCGAGCCAGTACTGCTAACCAGGCCCGTTCCAAGACTAAGCAGCTCGAACGACTCGAACTGGCAGACATCGCCACGGATGATCCGACCGCACGAATTCGTGCCCCACAGGTGGAACCGCGACAGGGACCTGCCCTCCGCGCCCTGAATCTGTCGATCGGTTATCCCGAGAGAACCATCTCCAGTGGAATTGAAGTCGAAATTGACCACGGTTCCCGCGCTGCGATTGTGGGGGACAACGGTCAGGGAAAAACGACGTTCCTGAGAACAATCGTCGATTCGCTGAAGCCGATTGAAGGGGAAGTTCGTTGGGGGTATGGCTGCCAGATCGGTGTCTATGCTCAGCATGTCTACACGAGTCTTTCTGAAAAACAGACGGTGCTCGAGTACCTGGAATCCAGCGCCGCCAAAGGGACCAAGTCGCAGGAAATCCTCGGCGTGGCAGGAGCCCTCCTCTTCCGTGACGATCATGTCCAGAAGAAAATCGGCGTTTTGTCCGGGGGCGAACGTGCTCGCCTCTGTCTCGCTGGACTGCTGCTCAGCCAATACAACATTCTCGTTCTCGACGAACCAGGTAACCACCTGGACGTTGATACGGTCGAGGCCCTGGCCGATGCACTCGTCGCCTATAAGGGTACGGTGATCTTCACCAGCCACGATCGCCATTTTATGAAGCGCGTGGCGACGAACATCATCGAAGTGCGCGACGGTCGTGTAACCAATTATGCGGGCAACTATGATGCGTACCTGTATTATGTGAATAAGGAAATCGACGACGGAGAACGCGAAGAAGCCGCCCGTCGTACAAAGCTACCCCCCGGCGTCGCCAAACCGAACGACACAGGGAAACCAGCCGCGAAAGAGGCCCGGAGAAACGAACGGGAAATCCGCAAAGAACTCTCCACGATCGAGAAAACCATCGCCCGTCTGGACGATCAGAAAAAGGCTTCCAATGCCAAACTGATGGAGACGACCGACGCGAAGGAGTCTTTGAGGCTGCATAACGAAGTCGAAGCGCTTGCGAAAGAACTGGCCGAAGCGGAAGATCGCTGGTGCCAGTTGCAGGAAGAACTCGGTGAAGATGCGTGGTAA
- a CDS encoding ThuA domain-containing protein, which yields MVFRWLVVCLLVLFPSASSADHSDHPIWDARIAAQPFEKSHFHQIRIPDWIQKTVGCGYTLSVMDTAARTEAVRHGVTISEMGFVDPFYAYYDSQLLKRRSPHVPTERLSQEIAEYKRLGVRILGVYPPCLQAEVYEEHPDWRRIATNTTAIPQIDMEQFPHGGMLCLLGPYGDYMIEILAEIVTRFPDVDAFSFDGLHYGGVCYCEHCRTNFRNETQSEIPDADLNNPAFRRYQHWADRRMENLVQRMQVRLKGLKPDLGLVTWTTNAGRWGHFLSIPRNMPARMNLLLDAPDQEFWLDETNRGTTIVPAFANAYIWATTNHRVAFSEPYILSHGNPYGKDSFPPHEIERRMMLALTYGASPSIAVIQPKHLQQELYAVMDQVQRRKPWLTEKQAEPWAAMVMSDNTRNFYGRSAGKVEERYMANVLGQFRAAQEEHLPVTVINDWNLNPMDLSRYRVLILPNCASLDETQTAAIDEFVREGGGLVASLDTSLFDEYGDPRSRFSLADVLGVEYLGLPEAGPAPATAELDVNFAISIGPDYWEKRKSVFDFRQETDSFLNQGKMKTYVGPDPVTFKGPAVKVKVRDPAASVIATITDKSAAGSPALPAVVTRTHGKGRVVYFAAGLDAGYYLYAYPYQRLVLAHAIQWAASAPQPVTIKAPMCVHSTVMRQRDENRNRLIVHLYSDLNTTAAHAFPNDDVPLREEVVPIHDIKVTLSPQYQISRIHLEPEGLDLKPEQTPEGVTVTVPRLDVHTMVVVELD from the coding sequence ATGGTCTTTCGTTGGCTTGTGGTGTGTCTGCTGGTCCTTTTTCCCTCTGCCAGTTCCGCAGATCATTCCGATCATCCAATCTGGGATGCACGGATCGCTGCCCAACCCTTCGAAAAATCCCACTTTCACCAGATCAGGATCCCTGACTGGATCCAGAAAACGGTCGGCTGTGGCTACACGCTGTCGGTCATGGATACGGCCGCGAGGACGGAAGCCGTCAGGCATGGTGTCACAATCAGCGAGATGGGGTTCGTCGATCCCTTCTACGCCTATTACGACAGCCAACTGCTGAAGCGACGCAGTCCCCATGTCCCGACCGAGCGGTTGAGTCAGGAAATCGCGGAATACAAGCGTCTCGGTGTTCGGATCCTCGGCGTCTACCCCCCTTGCCTGCAGGCGGAGGTCTACGAAGAGCATCCCGACTGGCGCCGTATCGCCACCAACACCACAGCCATTCCTCAAATCGACATGGAACAATTCCCCCATGGCGGGATGCTCTGTCTGCTGGGCCCCTACGGCGACTACATGATCGAGATCCTCGCAGAAATCGTCACCCGGTTTCCCGATGTCGACGCCTTCAGTTTTGATGGACTGCACTATGGGGGTGTCTGCTACTGCGAACATTGCCGGACGAACTTTCGAAATGAGACTCAATCCGAAATCCCTGATGCAGACCTCAACAACCCGGCCTTTCGCCGTTATCAGCATTGGGCTGATCGCCGGATGGAAAACCTCGTGCAACGGATGCAGGTTCGACTGAAGGGGCTCAAGCCCGATCTCGGTCTGGTGACCTGGACCACCAACGCGGGACGCTGGGGACACTTCCTTTCGATCCCCCGAAATATGCCCGCACGGATGAACCTCCTGCTGGATGCGCCGGATCAGGAGTTCTGGCTCGACGAAACCAATCGCGGAACCACGATCGTCCCCGCCTTCGCCAATGCCTACATCTGGGCGACGACCAATCATCGGGTTGCCTTTAGCGAACCTTACATCCTCAGTCACGGCAATCCTTATGGCAAAGACTCGTTCCCACCCCATGAAATTGAGCGACGGATGATGCTGGCGCTGACCTATGGCGCTTCACCCAGCATCGCCGTGATTCAGCCGAAGCATCTGCAACAGGAGCTTTATGCGGTGATGGATCAGGTCCAGCGACGTAAACCCTGGCTCACCGAAAAGCAGGCCGAGCCCTGGGCCGCGATGGTTATGTCCGACAATACACGCAACTTCTATGGCCGATCGGCAGGCAAGGTCGAAGAACGTTACATGGCGAATGTGCTTGGTCAGTTCCGTGCCGCACAGGAGGAACATCTGCCTGTGACCGTCATTAACGATTGGAACCTGAATCCGATGGATTTGTCCCGTTACCGTGTGCTGATCCTCCCTAACTGTGCCAGTCTCGACGAGACGCAGACAGCCGCGATCGACGAATTCGTTCGAGAGGGAGGGGGTCTCGTCGCGAGTCTCGATACGTCCCTGTTCGATGAATACGGCGATCCCCGCAGCCGGTTCTCTCTGGCGGACGTTCTGGGGGTGGAGTACCTCGGGTTGCCCGAAGCAGGGCCTGCTCCCGCCACCGCCGAGCTGGATGTGAATTTTGCCATTTCCATCGGTCCTGATTACTGGGAAAAACGAAAAAGTGTTTTTGATTTCCGGCAGGAGACGGATTCCTTTCTGAATCAGGGGAAGATGAAGACCTACGTCGGTCCCGATCCGGTGACCTTCAAAGGTCCGGCGGTCAAAGTCAAAGTGCGCGATCCTGCGGCCAGTGTGATCGCAACCATTACTGACAAATCGGCAGCCGGTTCACCTGCACTTCCCGCCGTCGTCACCCGGACTCACGGAAAAGGTCGGGTTGTCTACTTCGCGGCGGGACTGGATGCCGGCTATTACCTGTATGCTTATCCTTATCAACGTCTCGTCTTAGCCCATGCAATCCAGTGGGCCGCCTCCGCTCCTCAACCTGTAACGATCAAAGCACCGATGTGCGTCCATTCCACGGTTATGCGACAACGGGATGAAAATCGGAATCGACTGATCGTGCACCTTTACAGTGATCTCAACACCACAGCAGCACATGCCTTTCCTAATGACGATGTGCCACTGCGGGAAGAAGTGGTTCCCATTCACGACATCAAAGTGACGTTATCACCTCAGTACCAGATCAGCCGAATCCACCTGGAACCTGAGGGACTGGATCTCAAACCCGAACAAACGCCTGAAGGAGTGACCGTCACCGTTCCCCGCCTGGATGTTCATACCATGGTCGTCGTGGAACTGGACTGA
- a CDS encoding sulfatase, giving the protein MSLVRNRFASWIVTGAVACVWFVATNIAHAAERPPNVVMLIGDDMGWTDYGFMGHEVVKTPHIDRLAEEGALFPNGYVPTSLCRASLATLLTGLYASQHKICCNDPPQGIDRSEMLPFLGKAATIPRRLKEQGYESLQTGKFWEGHFSNGGFTQGMTTKGRHGDDGLVIGRQTMQPIYDFITACGEKPFFVWYAPMLPHEPHNPPQRILEKYLSPDRDLRKAKYWAMCEWFDETCGQLVNWLDEHGYKENTLIVYVVDNGWLQTNGPVRQGDQFLTRSKNTPYEDGVRTPIIFRRPGWITPGHQTELVSTIDLAPTILAACNASPPESLPGLNLLPLIREGQPINRSDVYGEIYLHDCVELGKPGLSVTHRWIRQAEWKLIVPTQPDAAPELYHVTEDPHEKRNEAARFPERVEQLTTLLNERWNPKKDVVKTTR; this is encoded by the coding sequence ATGAGTTTAGTCCGAAACCGATTCGCATCCTGGATTGTCACGGGTGCTGTCGCTTGTGTCTGGTTTGTTGCGACAAACATCGCCCATGCGGCGGAACGTCCGCCAAATGTGGTCATGCTGATCGGTGACGACATGGGCTGGACCGACTATGGGTTTATGGGACATGAGGTCGTCAAGACCCCGCATATCGATCGGCTTGCAGAAGAAGGAGCGTTATTTCCTAACGGATACGTGCCGACATCCCTGTGTCGCGCCAGTCTGGCGACGTTGCTGACGGGCCTGTACGCCAGCCAGCACAAGATCTGCTGTAACGATCCACCGCAGGGGATTGACCGCAGCGAGATGCTGCCGTTCCTCGGCAAGGCCGCGACAATTCCGCGGCGATTGAAAGAGCAGGGGTATGAGAGCCTGCAAACGGGGAAGTTCTGGGAGGGACATTTCTCGAACGGCGGGTTCACTCAGGGAATGACGACCAAAGGGCGACACGGCGACGACGGCCTGGTGATCGGCAGACAGACCATGCAGCCGATTTATGACTTCATCACGGCGTGTGGTGAGAAGCCGTTTTTCGTCTGGTACGCACCGATGCTGCCTCATGAGCCGCACAATCCACCGCAGCGCATCCTGGAAAAGTACCTGTCGCCTGATCGGGATCTGAGAAAGGCGAAGTACTGGGCGATGTGCGAGTGGTTTGATGAGACCTGCGGCCAACTGGTGAACTGGCTGGATGAGCATGGATACAAGGAGAATACACTCATCGTCTATGTGGTCGATAATGGCTGGCTGCAGACGAACGGTCCCGTCAGGCAGGGGGACCAGTTTCTGACACGTAGTAAGAATACGCCCTATGAAGATGGCGTGCGGACTCCGATCATTTTCCGGCGTCCCGGCTGGATTACACCCGGTCACCAAACGGAACTGGTCTCAACCATCGATCTCGCCCCGACGATTCTAGCGGCCTGCAACGCGTCGCCTCCCGAGTCACTGCCCGGACTGAACCTGCTGCCGCTGATTCGTGAAGGTCAGCCCATCAATCGGAGCGACGTTTACGGCGAGATTTACCTGCACGACTGTGTCGAGTTAGGCAAACCGGGACTGAGCGTGACACACCGCTGGATTCGACAGGCTGAATGGAAGCTGATTGTGCCCACTCAACCGGATGCGGCCCCGGAACTCTATCACGTGACGGAGGATCCTCATGAAAAGCGGAACGAGGCCGCCAGGTTTCCGGAGCGGGTCGAGCAACTGACCACTCTTTTGAACGAACGATGGAATCCAAAGAAAGATGTCGTGAAGACGACTCGCTGA